One genomic region from Strix uralensis isolate ZFMK-TIS-50842 chromosome 19, bStrUra1, whole genome shotgun sequence encodes:
- the CD7 gene encoding T-cell antigen CD7 isoform X2, translating to MLWIRLPTALLFLLLLLRFPGQNGGENEQSTDIISVWEGDSISITCSMQDSENEVGTYLTTSIQPVNVVYVSEQNTSYLLPALANRTKYSKEGRNLRITLHNVQESDSNIYLCTKFIKSKGHHKKLNGKTTIVVVKAKTTGVVEQSPLYVNPQQGQSISITCALKSSHEDEGIYLLKTHIQPERVLHVSSQNDSTIFPAFANRLEYSKQEKKIVITLHNLQKNDSDIYVCAVVVKNSSFLSVNRSGTMMLIKDEEILPEEENKYSI from the exons ATGCTGTGGATACGTCTCCCAACTGCATtgctctttcttctgcttctcctgcgCTTCCCTGGCCAGAATG gTGGAGAAAATGAACAGTCAACAGACATTATCAGTGTTTGGGAAGGAGACTCCATCAGCATAACTTGCTCAATGCAAGATTCAGAAAATGAAGTGGGAACATACTTGACAACTAGCATACAGCCGGTCAATGTGGTATATGTTTCCGAGCAGAATACTTCATATCTCCTTCCCGCTTTGGCTAATCGCACCAAATATTCAAAAGAAGGGAGGAATCTCAGGATAACTCTGCACAATGTACAGGAATCTGATTCCAATATCTATCTATGCACTAAGTTTATTAAAAGCAAAGGCCATCACAAAAAGCTGAATGGGAAGACAACCATAGTAGTGGTGAAAG CTAAAACCACTGGAGTTGTTGAACAGTCACCACTCTATGTCAATCCTCAGCAAGGCCAGTCTATCAGCATTACCTGTGCATTGAAAAGCTCACATGAAGATGAAGGGATCTACTTGCTCAAGACTCACATACAACCTGAAAGAGTGCTGCATGTTTCAAGTCAGAATGATTCAactatttttcctgcttttgctaATCGCTTGGAATattcaaagcaagaaaagaaaatagtgatAACTCTACACAACCTACAGAAAAATGACAgtgatatatatgtatgtgctgTGGTGGTGAAGAATTCCTCTTTCCTCTCGGTGAATAGAAGTGGCACCATGATGCTGATTAAAG atgaagaaatacttccagaagaggaaaacaaatacagtatATGA
- the CD7 gene encoding T-cell antigen CD7 isoform X1: protein MLWIRLPTALLFLLLLLRFPGQNGGENEQSTDIISVWEGDSISITCSMQDSENEVGTYLTTSIQPVNVVYVSEQNTSYLLPALANRTKYSKEGRNLRITLHNVQESDSNIYLCTKFIKSKGHHKKLNGKTTIVVVKAKTTGVVEQSPLYVNPQQGQSISITCALKSSHEDEGIYLLKTHIQPERVLHVSSQNDSTIFPAFANRLEYSKQEKKIVITLHNLQKNDSDIYVCAVVVKNSSFLSVNRSGTMMLIKEVEDTHCSHNSWGFYGLIIVVALLFSVLVCCTLYRIDMKKYFQKRKTNTVYEDMSYSSRRNTLVTVNTYSVDS, encoded by the exons ATGCTGTGGATACGTCTCCCAACTGCATtgctctttcttctgcttctcctgcgCTTCCCTGGCCAGAATG gTGGAGAAAATGAACAGTCAACAGACATTATCAGTGTTTGGGAAGGAGACTCCATCAGCATAACTTGCTCAATGCAAGATTCAGAAAATGAAGTGGGAACATACTTGACAACTAGCATACAGCCGGTCAATGTGGTATATGTTTCCGAGCAGAATACTTCATATCTCCTTCCCGCTTTGGCTAATCGCACCAAATATTCAAAAGAAGGGAGGAATCTCAGGATAACTCTGCACAATGTACAGGAATCTGATTCCAATATCTATCTATGCACTAAGTTTATTAAAAGCAAAGGCCATCACAAAAAGCTGAATGGGAAGACAACCATAGTAGTGGTGAAAG CTAAAACCACTGGAGTTGTTGAACAGTCACCACTCTATGTCAATCCTCAGCAAGGCCAGTCTATCAGCATTACCTGTGCATTGAAAAGCTCACATGAAGATGAAGGGATCTACTTGCTCAAGACTCACATACAACCTGAAAGAGTGCTGCATGTTTCAAGTCAGAATGATTCAactatttttcctgcttttgctaATCGCTTGGAATattcaaagcaagaaaagaaaatagtgatAACTCTACACAACCTACAGAAAAATGACAgtgatatatatgtatgtgctgTGGTGGTGAAGAATTCCTCTTTCCTCTCGGTGAATAGAAGTGGCACCATGATGCTGATTAAAG AAGTGGAGGACACACACTGCAGTCATAATTCCTGGGGATTCTATGGTCTTATCATCGTGGTAGCGCTACTGTTTTCTGTACTGGTATGCTGCACCTTGTACCGTATTGAT atgaagaaatacttccagaagaggaaaacaaatacagtatATGAAGATATGTCTTACAGTTCTAGACGTAACACCTTGGTCACAGTTAACACTTACTCCGTTGACAGTTAA